One stretch of Harmonia axyridis chromosome 1, icHarAxyr1.1, whole genome shotgun sequence DNA includes these proteins:
- the LOC123688702 gene encoding uncharacterized protein LOC123688702 — MAPEQGKLIIIHIQRRLNFIITKNETESQMIEHLKETAARALSSLEATLTADRQQPSTRPDGSLLEAEIPQSPEMSPIQPTKVAQLKTSLIDLEDDEHPLPTAQVSHTATPVNKSRLVQVLNETKQECERLLQNLPTMPIPQPQQPNMNQPEAPTHSRWTSSMRRVSFPDLNEPMMNLNQLMTPTTAQQGSEPRPMPTSTIPIHKWNIYFDGTDSVIGFIEEIERLAESRKTSLEHVFESIYELLRKDAKDWFIPRRGLFRNWDDFKTQLKEAFLPVNYEENLLDEIKKRMQGPDEKLLLYVTRMQNLFQKLTCNRPTESEQIRLIRQRLLPSLQQALAFQETTTYDELLKKGKVFEMVQWQMEHYTKPPVKPSLIDEPHLTYHQRRQQDYPANLSAISENTSQRNHSTRQKAPTPSPSPKKGPSRPLTTATRIEDWNCSVSPGPDRPHLPSRPPEYSTNRTGNANTSQDRNGSPPERRVSSQTQCFRCGGYGHLRRDCRGTPKTFCSRCQRENILSRDCPCPQNRRGTTPSTSAGFLTTVIPIVSNDSWPLVEVHIEGKLFHALIDTGAAKSCCSQRVAQLCERNGIKGEKSTTEAVMVANGQTTAIPKMYHLGMVIADYALKNIEFLLVPNLPVDLILGIEMLKTYNFSLDIKNTACYLEGRRIPKAKQVCQEVIEVQTPEKHLQNRRGSHNRLADSLSRNPLPTLNCVQLKETGMQCKWYKNKFQEVEKGPEHCPEYSIINGRLHRHFWDSPDVREAGTGHPWKLCIPTEQRTKVLEENHDSALAGHLGIAKMIAKISWNYYWPGMFRDIAKYVRNCTSCQKFKVPQQQLAGKMQPRKMVDAPFTEVPVLRGRTVTEVRMSRVPQSSVSSVRGRNYLAGVERVMKRTTTQSTQTPPLCQLRANQTTPAPKSVRTVGTTGSKVYLEVRSNTCWKCGKTCPSRQECRGPPLLFCSRCGLIGTQTRYCECVPRKLAPRPPATRSEQPARHPCARCTEREAMQRKMR, encoded by the exons ATGGCGCCCGAGCAgggaaaattaataataatacacATTCAGAGAAGACTGAATTTTATTatcactaaaaatgaaaccgagTCACAGATGATAGAACACTTAAAGGAGACTGCAGCTCGGGCCTTGAGTTCATTGGAGGCAACGTTGACTGCTGACAGACAGCAACCATCAACCCGACCGGATGGATCGCTTTTGGAGGCAGAGATTCCACAGTCGCCTGAGATGTCTCCCATTCAACCAACCAAGGTTGCACAACTGAAGACATCACTGATAGATTTGGAAGATGATGAACACCCACTGCCAACTGCCCAGGTCTCCCATACTGCAACACCTGTAAATAAGTCAAGATTAGTTCAAGTTTTGAATGAAACGAAACAAGAATGTGAGAGGTTATTACAGAATTTACCGACGATGCCTATTCCTCAACCACAACAGCCGAACATGAATCAACCAGAGGCACCAACTCATAGTCGATGGACCAGCTCTATGAGAAGGGTGTCATTTCCCGATTTGAATGAACCCATGATGAATCTGAACCAGCTGATGACACCGACTACTGCCCAACAAGGATCTGAACCACGACCGATGCCGACCTCAACTATACCCATccataaatggaatatttactTTGATGGGACTGATAGTGTGATTGGATTTATAGAAGAGATAGAGAGACTTGCTGAATCCCGAAAGACATCCTTAGAACATGTGTTCGAATCGATTTACGAACTTCTGCGAAAGGATGCCAAAGATTGGTTCATCCCCCGGAGGGGACTCTTCAGAAACTGGGACGACTTCAAGACTCAATTAAAAGAGGCATTCTTACCAGTCAACTATGAAGAGAACCTACTGGATGAAATCAAGAAGAGGATGCAAGGTCCTGATGAGAAGTTACTACTGTATGTCACCCGGATGCAAAATTTGTTCCAGAAGCTGACTTGCAATCGTCCCACTGAGAGTGAAcagattcgactgataagacagAGGTTATTGCCATCACTGCAACAGGCTTTGGCCTTTCAAGAGACCACCACGTATGATGAACTCCTGAAAAAgggaaaagtttttgaaatggTTCAATGGCAGATGGAACATTATACCAAACCACCGGTTAAACCCAGCCTCATCGATGAACCACATCTAACATATCATCAACGTCGTCAACAGGACTACCCGGCCAACCTCTCTGCAATTTCGGAGAATACTAGTCAACGAAACCACAGTACTCGTCAGAAAGCTCCCACACCATCTCCATCTCCGAAGAAGGGCCCGTCAAGACCGCTAACCACAGCCACAAGGATAGAAGACTGGAATTGCTCAGTATCCCCTGGACCAGATCGTCCCCATCTGCCCTCGAGGCCACCGGAATACTCGACCAACAGAACAGGAAATGCCAACACCTCCCAGGATCGGAATGGATCACCACCGGAGCGAAGAGTGTCCTCCCAGACACAATGCTTCAGATGCGGGGGATATGGCCACCTACGTCGAGACTGCCGAGGGACACCGAAAACGTTTTGCTCCCGATGTCAACGAGAAAATATCCTCTCACGAGACTGCCCATGTCCTCAAAACCGGAGAGGAACGACACCGTCAACTTCAGCTGGATTCCTAACTACAGTAATTCCTATCGTTAGCAACGACAGCTGGCCTCTGGTAGAAGTGCACATTGAGGGAAAGTTATTCCATGCATTGATAGACACTGGCGCGGCAAAGAGCTGCTGTAGTCAGAGGGTAGCCCAGCTGTGTGAAAGAAATGGAATCAAGGGAGAAAAATCAACGACTGAAGCTGTCATGGTAGCGAATGGACAAACTACAGCCATACCGAAGATGTATCACCTTGGAATGGTGATAGCCGATTATGCCCTGAAGAACATAGAATTCTTGCTTGTACCCAACTTACCAGTCGACTTAATCCTAGGAATAGAGATGCTGAAGACCTACAATTTCTCCCTGGATATCAAGAACACCGCATGTTATCTAGAAGGACGACGGATCCCCAAGGCTAAACAGGTTTGCCAAGAGGTCATAGAGGTGCAGACTCCTGAAAAACACCTCCAGAATCGAAGAGGATCCCACAACAGACTTGCTGACAGCCTGTCAAGAAATCCATTGCCGACACTCAACTGTGTACAACTGAAAGAAACAGGTATGCAATGTAAGTGGTACAAAAATAAGTTTCAGGAAGTAGAGAAAGGACCAGAGCACTGCCCCGAGTATTCCATCATCAATGGAAGATTGCACCGACACTTTTGGGATTCACCAGACGTCAGGGAAGCTGGAACAGGCCATCCCTGGAAGTTGTGTATACCCACCGAACAGAGGACCAAAGTACTGGAAGAAAACCACGACTCTGCCTTGGCTGGACATCTGGGAATAGCTAAGATGATTGCGAAGATCTCGTGGAATTATTACTGGCCAGGTATGTTTAGGGACATTGCGAAATATGTCCGGAACTGCACTTCGTGCCAAAAGTTCAAAGTACCCCAACAGCAACTGGCAGGAAAGATGCAACCTCGAaagatggtggatgcgccgtTCACGGAAGTACCGGTGTTGAGGGGAAGAACGGTGACAGAGGTGAGGATGTCTAGAGTCCCCCAGAGCTCGGTATCGTCAGTTAGAGGGAGAAATTACCTAGCCGGAGTAGAGAGAGTGATGAAGAGGACCACTACGCAGTCTACACAGACCCCCCCTTTGTGCCAGCTGCGTGCCA atcaaacCACACCGGCCCCCAAGAGTGTTCGTACAGTCGGTACGACAGGATCTAAGGTCTATCTGGAGGTGAGATCCAACACGTGCTGGAAGTGCGGCAAGACATGCCCCTCGCGGCAGGAGTGTCGAGGTCCACCACTCCTATTTTGCAGCAGATGTGGTTTGATAGGTACGCAGACCAGGTACTGCGAGTGCGTACCCAGGAAACTGGCCCCACGACCGCCAGCAACTAGGTCGGAACAACCAGCCAGGCATCCATGTGCAAGATGCACAGAAAGGGAGGCCATGCAGCGGAAAatgagatag